The proteins below are encoded in one region of Thunnus maccoyii chromosome 24, fThuMac1.1, whole genome shotgun sequence:
- the ddx4 gene encoding probable ATP-dependent RNA helicase DDX4 isoform X1, translated as MDEWEEEGNTSTITLTSHTSSEGTQGDFWNTNGGEFGRGRGGRGRGRGGFKSSYSSGGDGNDEDKWNNAGGERGGFRGRGGQGRGRGFCRMDQSEFNGDDNGMRENGYRGGRGGRGRGGGFSQGGDQGGRGGFGGGYRGKDEEIFTRGEDKDPEKKDDSDRPKITYVPPTLPEDEDSIFSHYETGINFDKYDDIMVDVSGTNPPQAVMTFDEAALCESLRKNVSKSGYVKPTPVQKHGIPIISAGRDLMACAQTGSGKTAAFLLPILQQLMADGVAASRFSELQEPEAIIVAPTRELINQIYLEARKFAFGTCVRPVVVYGGVSTGHQIREIERGCNVVCGTPGRLLDMIGRGKVGLSKLRYLVLDEADRMLDMGFEPDMRRLVGSPGMPSKENRQTLMFSATYPEDIQRMAADFLKTDYLFLAVGVVGGACSDVEQTFIQVTKFSKREQLLDLLKTTGTERTMVFVETKRQADFIATFLCQEKVPTTSIHGDREQREREQALADFRSGKCPVLVATSVAARGLDIPDVQHVVNFDLPNNIDEYVHRIGRTGRCGNTGRAVSFYDPDADGQLARSLVTVLSKAQQEVPSWLEESAFSGPATTGFNPPRKNFASTDSRKRGSFQDNSVKSQPAVQTAADDDEEWE; from the exons ATGGATGAGTGGGAAGAAGAG GGAAATACTAGCACTATTACACTAACCAGCCACACCTCAAGTGAAG GCACACAAGGAGACTTCTGGAACACCAATGGTGGTGAATTTGGAAGGG GTCGCGGTggaagaggcagagggagaggaggatttAAAAGCTCATACTCCTCAG GTGGAGATGGGAATG ATGAGGACAAATGGAACAatgcaggaggagaaagaggtggTTTCAGAGGTAGAGGAGGCCAAG GGCGCGGCAGAGGATTTTGCAGAATGGATCAAAGTGAATTCAATG GAGATGACAATGGAATGCGTGAAAATg GGtatagaggaggaagagggggcagaggaagaggaggaggtttCAGCCAAG GTGGCGACCAGGGTGGCAGAGGAGGCTTTGGAGGAG GTTATCGTGGAAAAGATGAGGAGATCTTTACTCGAG GGGAAGATAAAGATCCAGAAAAGAAGGATGATAGTGACA GACCAAAGATCACATATGTTCCCCCAACCCTCCCTGAAGATGAGGACTCCATTTTTTCCCACTATGAAACAGGGATCAACTTTGACAAGTATGATGACATCATGGTGGATGTTAGTGGAACCAATCCACCACAAGCTGTCATG actTTTGATGAGGCAGCATTGTGCGAGTCCCTGAGAAAAAACGTCAGCAAGTCTGGTTATGTGAAGCCGACCCCTGTGCAGAAGCACGGCATCCCAATCATCTCTGCTGGTAGAGATCTCATGGCCTGTGCCCAGACTGGATCTGGTAAAACG GCTGCATTCCTGCTTCCTATTCTGCAGCAGCTGATGGCAGATGGTGTGGCAGCAAGTCGCTTCAGCGAGCTGCAGGAGCCTGAAGCAATCATTGTGGCCCCAACCAGGGAGCTCATCAACCAGATTTACCTGGAGGCCAGGAAGTTTGCCTTTGG GACATGTGTGCGTCCAGTGGTGGTTTATGGTGGAGTCAGCACTGGACACCAAATAAGAGAAATCGAAAGGGGATGCAATGTAGTGTGTGGAACACCAGGGAGGCTATTGGATATGATTGGAAGAGGAAAG GTTGGGTTGAGTAAGCTGCGGTACTTGGTGCTAGATGAGGCCGACCGGATGTTGGATATGGGATTTGAGCCTGACATGCGCCGCCTGGTGGGCTCACCTGGAATGCCATCCAAAGAGAACCGTCAGACTCTGATGTTCAGTGCCACATACCCTGAAGACATCCAGAG GATGGCGGCTGACTTCCTCAAGACAGACTATTTGTTCCTGGCTGTGGGTGTGGTGGGTGGAGCCTGCAGTGATGTGGAGCAGACATTTATCCAAGTCACAAAGTTCTCCAAGAGAGAGCAGCTCCTTGACCTCCTGAAGAccactg GAACGGAGCGCACCATGGTGTTTGTGGAGACCAAACGACAAGCTGATTTTATTGCCACGTTCTTGTGCCAAGAGAAAGTTCCAACTACCAGCATTCACGG TGACCGAGAGCAGCGGGAGCGAGAGCAGGCTCTGGCAGACTTCCGCTCTGGTAAATGTCCAGTCCTAGTAGCAACCTCTGTAGCTGCCCGCGGTCTGGATATTCCAGATGTACAGCATGTGGTTAACTTTGACCTCCCCAACAACATTGATGAATATGTCCACCGTATTGGGAGGACTGGCCGCTGCGGTAACACAGGGAGGGCAGTGTCTTTCTATGACCCTGATGCTGATGGCCAACTGGCTCGCTCCTTGGTCACAGTCCTGTCCAAG GCCCAGCAGGAAGTGCCTTCATGGTTAGAAGAGTCTGCGTTCAGCGGACCTGCTACCACTGGCTTTAACCCACCTAGGAAGAACTTTGCCTCCACAGACTCCAGGAAG AGAGGATCTTTCCAAGACAACAGTGTGAAGAGCCAGCCGGCTGTTCAGActgcagctgatgatgatgaggaatGGGAATAG
- the ddx4 gene encoding probable ATP-dependent RNA helicase DDX4 isoform X2: protein MNTLFLGTQGDFWNTNGGEFGRGRGGRGRGRGGFKSSYSSGGDGNDEDKWNNAGGERGGFRGRGGQGRGRGFCRMDQSEFNGDDNGMRENGYRGGRGGRGRGGGFSQGGDQGGRGGFGGGYRGKDEEIFTRGEDKDPEKKDDSDRPKITYVPPTLPEDEDSIFSHYETGINFDKYDDIMVDVSGTNPPQAVMTFDEAALCESLRKNVSKSGYVKPTPVQKHGIPIISAGRDLMACAQTGSGKTAAFLLPILQQLMADGVAASRFSELQEPEAIIVAPTRELINQIYLEARKFAFGTCVRPVVVYGGVSTGHQIREIERGCNVVCGTPGRLLDMIGRGKVGLSKLRYLVLDEADRMLDMGFEPDMRRLVGSPGMPSKENRQTLMFSATYPEDIQRMAADFLKTDYLFLAVGVVGGACSDVEQTFIQVTKFSKREQLLDLLKTTGTERTMVFVETKRQADFIATFLCQEKVPTTSIHGDREQREREQALADFRSGKCPVLVATSVAARGLDIPDVQHVVNFDLPNNIDEYVHRIGRTGRCGNTGRAVSFYDPDADGQLARSLVTVLSKAQQEVPSWLEESAFSGPATTGFNPPRKNFASTDSRKRGSFQDNSVKSQPAVQTAADDDEEWE, encoded by the exons ATGAACACCTTGTTTTTAGGCACACAAGGAGACTTCTGGAACACCAATGGTGGTGAATTTGGAAGGG GTCGCGGTggaagaggcagagggagaggaggatttAAAAGCTCATACTCCTCAG GTGGAGATGGGAATG ATGAGGACAAATGGAACAatgcaggaggagaaagaggtggTTTCAGAGGTAGAGGAGGCCAAG GGCGCGGCAGAGGATTTTGCAGAATGGATCAAAGTGAATTCAATG GAGATGACAATGGAATGCGTGAAAATg GGtatagaggaggaagagggggcagaggaagaggaggaggtttCAGCCAAG GTGGCGACCAGGGTGGCAGAGGAGGCTTTGGAGGAG GTTATCGTGGAAAAGATGAGGAGATCTTTACTCGAG GGGAAGATAAAGATCCAGAAAAGAAGGATGATAGTGACA GACCAAAGATCACATATGTTCCCCCAACCCTCCCTGAAGATGAGGACTCCATTTTTTCCCACTATGAAACAGGGATCAACTTTGACAAGTATGATGACATCATGGTGGATGTTAGTGGAACCAATCCACCACAAGCTGTCATG actTTTGATGAGGCAGCATTGTGCGAGTCCCTGAGAAAAAACGTCAGCAAGTCTGGTTATGTGAAGCCGACCCCTGTGCAGAAGCACGGCATCCCAATCATCTCTGCTGGTAGAGATCTCATGGCCTGTGCCCAGACTGGATCTGGTAAAACG GCTGCATTCCTGCTTCCTATTCTGCAGCAGCTGATGGCAGATGGTGTGGCAGCAAGTCGCTTCAGCGAGCTGCAGGAGCCTGAAGCAATCATTGTGGCCCCAACCAGGGAGCTCATCAACCAGATTTACCTGGAGGCCAGGAAGTTTGCCTTTGG GACATGTGTGCGTCCAGTGGTGGTTTATGGTGGAGTCAGCACTGGACACCAAATAAGAGAAATCGAAAGGGGATGCAATGTAGTGTGTGGAACACCAGGGAGGCTATTGGATATGATTGGAAGAGGAAAG GTTGGGTTGAGTAAGCTGCGGTACTTGGTGCTAGATGAGGCCGACCGGATGTTGGATATGGGATTTGAGCCTGACATGCGCCGCCTGGTGGGCTCACCTGGAATGCCATCCAAAGAGAACCGTCAGACTCTGATGTTCAGTGCCACATACCCTGAAGACATCCAGAG GATGGCGGCTGACTTCCTCAAGACAGACTATTTGTTCCTGGCTGTGGGTGTGGTGGGTGGAGCCTGCAGTGATGTGGAGCAGACATTTATCCAAGTCACAAAGTTCTCCAAGAGAGAGCAGCTCCTTGACCTCCTGAAGAccactg GAACGGAGCGCACCATGGTGTTTGTGGAGACCAAACGACAAGCTGATTTTATTGCCACGTTCTTGTGCCAAGAGAAAGTTCCAACTACCAGCATTCACGG TGACCGAGAGCAGCGGGAGCGAGAGCAGGCTCTGGCAGACTTCCGCTCTGGTAAATGTCCAGTCCTAGTAGCAACCTCTGTAGCTGCCCGCGGTCTGGATATTCCAGATGTACAGCATGTGGTTAACTTTGACCTCCCCAACAACATTGATGAATATGTCCACCGTATTGGGAGGACTGGCCGCTGCGGTAACACAGGGAGGGCAGTGTCTTTCTATGACCCTGATGCTGATGGCCAACTGGCTCGCTCCTTGGTCACAGTCCTGTCCAAG GCCCAGCAGGAAGTGCCTTCATGGTTAGAAGAGTCTGCGTTCAGCGGACCTGCTACCACTGGCTTTAACCCACCTAGGAAGAACTTTGCCTCCACAGACTCCAGGAAG AGAGGATCTTTCCAAGACAACAGTGTGAAGAGCCAGCCGGCTGTTCAGActgcagctgatgatgatgaggaatGGGAATAG
- the ccdc14 gene encoding coiled-coil domain-containing protein 14, whose translation MKGTAKRKVVTSGRLTGGVRVQPARRRVTPNPVPAACPEPAYSLYSTDSEDQVTNLHKGLDRCAALLSGILQAENTEPKPSPLRAVKGGAAKSRSSTSLGKKTSKKPPTKTDQKSSQSVHRGPGSTTPRSPHLFSSPAAHSGVTLHPPKKHTHTLLQSPVSPSQNQARQLPYLTPSQPQPSICPPQPQPSILLSVSQSNSLLQPPSHPDQPPLSHTDCQSAPHTLCKADRSCSSCDREQEESVPVRDTNTQSSGTDPHTGVRDPHTHIHTCTMKMSKLQLEAGQADTIPQDTHSGEDSSAETEVKQRTVQYLLGELKALIAGQGSVAERLLSHLEQTVSSPLMNVSSSNSPAESAADLQSLHIQNSQLRRRVRILNQQLKEREKAERQQNMETLCDSQVSTLQEELTSAQSRLQELQDDLAELRKALQDTQSQLRDREAENALMKTDLEATRCRLLHSEREKSELASLVQQRLEEIENLNRILQRRHDSSASDASPTKQHCNQHQHRQDPPELPTDRITQYLMSLDQLEPTHVADRNACVAAEREGNAADEKKLRETSTHPDVRSHRLGSDEVQSYGRQMGTERRRLFDSTLSQSDVESVTSEWSMRSSSTFDTRDEAAFRDGLAALDASIASLQKTIKLDLGR comes from the exons ATGAAAGGAACGGCTAAACGCAAG GTGGTGACATCAGGGAGGCTGACAGGAGGAGTCAGAGTGCAGCCAGCTAGGAGAAG AGTCACTCCAAACCCCGTGCCAGCTGCCTGCCCTGAGCCAGCCTACTCTCTGTACTCCACAGACTCTGAAGACCAG gtCACCAATCTCCATAAGGGTCTAGACCGCTGTGCTGCCTTGCTCAGTGGCATCCTGCAGGCTGAGAATACAG agccCAAACCAAGCCCTCTCAGGGCAGTGAAGGGTGGTGCAGCCAAATCAAGATCATCCACCTCACTGGGGAAGAAGACCAGCAAGAAACCACCTACaaagacag ATCAGAAGAGCTCACAGTCGGTTCATCGTGGACCAGGTAGCACAACTCCGAGATCTCCACATCTGTTCTCTAGTCCAGCTGCACACTCAGGAGTGACGCTCCATCCACctaagaaacacacacacaccctgctgcaGTCTCCTGTATCTCCATCACAGAACCAAGCACGTCAGCTCCCCTACCTCACTCCCTCACAGCCCCAGCCCTCTATCTGTCCCCCTCAGCCCCAgccctccatcctcctctctgtgtcccAGTCTAACTCTCTGCTCCAGCCCCCCTCTCACCCCGACCAGCCgcctctctctcacactgacTGTCagtctgctccacacacactctgtaaaGCAGACAGAagctgctcctcctgtgataGAGAGCAGGAGGAGTCTGTGCCTGTGAGAGACACCAACACCCAAAGCTCTGGCACAGATCCACACACGGGTGTCAgagatccacacacacacatccacacctGCACCATGAAGATGTCAAAGCTGCAGCTGGAGGCTGGACAGGCTGACACAATCCCTCAGGACACACACAGCGGGGAGGACAGCAGTGCAGAGACAGAAGTGAAGCAGAGGACAGTTCAGTATCTGCTGGGAGAACTCAAGGCTCTGATCGCTGGACAAG gcagtGTAGCAGAGAGGTTGCTCAGCCATCTGGAGCAGACTGTGTCCTCACCACTGATGAACGTCAGTAGTTCAAACAGTCCAGCTGAGAGTGCAGCAGACCTCCAGTCACTACACATCCAGAACAGTCAGCTCcgcag gcGTGTGAGGATTCTGAACCAGCAAttaaaggagagagagaaggccgAGAGGCAACAGAACATGGAAACACTCTGTGACTCACAAG tgtcgACTCTGCAGGAGGAGCTCACCTCCGCTCAGTCCAGACTGCAGGAGCTCCAGGATGACCTCGCAGAACTACGGAAAGCCCTGCAGGACACACAGAGccagctgagagacagagaggcagagaatgCACTCATGAAGACAG acTTGGAGGCCACTAGATGCAGGTTGCtgcacagtgagagagagaaaagtgagcTGGCCTCACTTGTCCAACAAAGACTAGAAGAGATTGAAAACCTCAACAG GATTCTTCAGCGCCGTCACGATAGCTCAGCGTCAGACGCTTCACCAACAAAGCAACATTGTAACCAACACCAGCACAGACAGGATCCACCGGAGCTCCCCACAGACCGCATCACCCAGTACCTGATGTCTCTGGATCAGCTGGAGCCCACACACGTTGCTGACCGCAACGCGTGCGTGGCcgcagagagagaaggaaacgCAGCAGATGAAAAGAAACTGAGAGAAACATCAACACATCCTGATGTGAGGTCACACCGCCTCGGTTCAGATGAAGTCCAGTCATATGGGCGGCAGATGGGGACGGAGCGCAGGCGGTTGTTTGACTCGACGCTCTCCCAGAGTGACGTGGAATCTGTCACGTCCGAGTGGAGCATGAGGTCAAGTTCGACCTTTGACACCAGAGACGAGGCAGCGTTCAGAGACGGCCTGGCAGCTCTGGATGCCAGTATAGCCAGTCTGCAGAAGACTATCAAACTGGATTTGGGGAGATGA